From one Lycium ferocissimum isolate CSIRO_LF1 chromosome 5, AGI_CSIRO_Lferr_CH_V1, whole genome shotgun sequence genomic stretch:
- the LOC132056700 gene encoding leucine-rich repeat receptor-like protein kinase TDR: MKHSFLLFLTTLLLFLTRISLVFSIPSSSNLPLQLISLLTLKSSFHDNHNTFNDWDPTLAFSRPGSHIWCSWSGIKCDKKTNQITSLDLSKRNLSGTIPADIKNLVHLHHLNLSGNALEGPLQTVLFEFPFLKTLDISHNSFNSTFPPGVSRLKSLTHLNAYSNDFIGPLPEEVVKLPNLEYLNLGGNYFEGVIPKSYGGFVKLKFLHLAGNKLTGPVLAELGFLNELEHLEIGYQNFTGGVPDEFSSLSNLNYLDISVANLSGNLPVGLGNLTELETLFIFKNHFLGTIPFSFGKLTSLKSLDLSDNHLVGTIPEGISGFKELTVLNLMNNNFTGEIPQGIGELPNLESLALWNNSLIGILPQKLGSNAKLQKLDVSSNHLSGPIPPNLCLSNSLVKLILFSNQFIGELPSSLANCTALARFRIQNNRLNGSIPLGFGFLPNLAYFDMSKNNFSGPIPKDFGNSARLEYLNISENSFNSELPDNMWSSQTLQIFSASYSGLIGKIPNFKGCRVLYHIELEGNNLTGSIPWDIEHCEKLIQLNFRRNSLTGIIPWEISAIPSITEIDLSQNFLTGTIPSNFANSSTIENFNVSYNQLSGPVPSSGSIFSSLHSSSFIGNEGLCGAVIQKPCGTDGLAAGAVEVKPQPKKTAGAIVWIMAAAFGIGLFVLIAGSRCFHANYSRRFSGDREVGPWKLTAFQRLNFTADDVLECLTMTDKILGMGSTGTVYKAEMPGGETIAVKKLWGKHKETIRRRRGVLAEVDVLGNVRHRNIVRLLGCCSNNECTMLLYEYMPNGSLDDLLHGKNKDANLVADWLTRYKIALGVAQGICYLHHDCDPVIVHRDLKPSNILLDGELEARVADFGVAKLIQCDESMSVIAGSYGYIAPEYAYTLQVDEKSDIYSYGVVLMEILSGKRSVEPEFGDGNSIVDWIRSKLKTKNGINDVLDKNAGGSCLSVREEMMLLLRVALLCTSRNPADRPSMRDVMSMLQEAKPKRKLPGTVGAGDNAIAAIPLAQKATVEC; this comes from the exons ATGAAACACTCCTTTCTTCTCTTCCTTACTACACTTCTCCTCTTCCTAACAAGAATTTCACTTGTTTTCTCCATTCCCAGTAGTTCAAATCTTCCTCTACAACTCATTTCTCTTTTAACCTTAAAGTCCTCTTTCCATGATAATCACAACACCTTCAATGATTGGGATCCTACCCTTGCCTTCTCAAGACCCGGTTCACACATTTGGTGCTCTTGGTCTGGCATCAAATGTGACAAAAAAACTAACCAAATCACCTCGCTTGATCTCTCAAAGCGCAATCTTTCTGGTACAATTCCAGCAGATATAAAAAACCTGGTGCACCTTCACCACCTGAATTTAAGTGGAAATGCCTTAGAGGGTCCTCTCCAAACAGTTCTTTTCGAATTCCCTTTCCTCAAGACTCTTGATATTAGTCACAATTCCTTTAACTCAACTTTTCCCCCTGGTGTATCAAGACTTAAGTCTTTAACACACCTGAATGCTTATAGTAACGATTTCATAGGCCCTTTGCCTGAGGAAGTTGTTAAGCTCCCTAATCTTGAGTACCTTAACCTTGGTGGAAACTATTTCGAGGGTGTAATTCCGAAAAGTTATGGTGGCTTTGTAAAGCTGAAATTTTTACACTTGGCTGGAAATAAATTGACTGGTCCGGTTTTGGCTGAGTTGGGTTTCTTGAATGAGCTTGAACATTTAGAGATTGGTTACCAGAATTTCACTGGAGGTGTACCTGAtgaattttcttctttgtcaaatTTGAACTACCTTGATATCTCTGTAGCCAACCTTTCTGGTAATCTCCCTGTTGGGCTAGGCAACTTGACAGAGCTTGAAACTTTGTTTATTTTCAAGAACCATTTTTTGGGTACAATTCCTTTCTCTTTTGGAAAATTGACTTCTCTGAAATCGCTGGACTTATCCGACAACCATCTCGTAGGAACAATCCCTGAAGGGATTTCAGGATTCAAAGAGCTTACAGTCTTAAATTTGATGAACAATAACTTCACAGGTGAAATCCCACAAGGGATTGGTGAGCTTCCTAATCTTGAATCGTTGGCTCTATGGAATAACTCACTCATTGGAATTTTACCACAGAAGTTAGGTTCAAATGCAAAGTTACAAAAGCTTGATGTCTCTTCAAATCATCTATCAGGTCCCATTCCACCAAATCTTTGTCTAAGCAACAGCTTAGTTAAACTTATCCTGTTTTCAAACCAGTTTATTGGTGAGCTCCCTTCTTCCTTAGCAAATTGCACCGCATTGGCCAGGTTTAGAATTCAAAACAACAGACTCAACGGCTCTATACCATTAGGCTTTGGTTTCTTGCCCAATTTAGCGTACTTTGACATGAGCAAAAACAATTTCTCCGGTCCAATTCCGAAAGATTTTGGGAATTCCGCAAGATTGGAGTATTTGAACATTTCAGAGAATTCATTCAACAGTGAGTTGCCGGATAATATGTGGAGTTCCCAAACTCTACAGATATTTTCGGCAAGTTACAGTGGCCTTATCGGGAAAATCCCTAACTTCAAAGGGTGTCGTGTTTTGTACCATATCGAGCTTGAAGGAAACAATCTCACAGGAAGTATTCCATGGGATATTGAGCATTGTGAGAAGCTCATTCAATTGAATTTTCGACGAAATTCGCTTACGGGAATCATTCCTTGGGAAATATCTGCAATTCCTTCCATAACAGAGATTGATTTGTCTCAAAATTTCCTAACTGGAACAATTCCTTCAAATTTTGCCAATTCCAGTACCATAGAAAACTTCAACGTGTCCTACAATCAGCTCTCTGGTCCAGTGCCTTCTTCAGGCTCAATTTTCTCAAGCTTACATTCCTCTTCCTTCATCGGAAACGAAGGCCTCTGTGGTGCTGTCATTCAAAAGCCTTGTGGGACCGATGGGCTCGCGGCTGGAGCAGTGGAAGTTAAGCCGCAGCCCAAGAAGACAGCTGGCGCAATCGTCTGGATAATGGCAGCTGCATTTGGTATCGGGCTGTTTGTCCTCATCGCGGGCAGCCGATGTTTTCACGCCAATTATAGTCGGCGATTTTCAGGTGACAGAGAAGTTGGCCCCTGGAAATTAACGGCTTTCCAGAGATTGAACTTCACAGCAGATGATGTATTGGAGTGCTTGACAATGACTGACAAGATCCTGGGAATGGGTTCAACAGGGACAGTGTACAAAGCCGAGATGCCAGGTGGCGAGACCATAGCGGTGAAAAAGCTATGGGGAAAACACAAGGAGACAATCAGGAGAAGGCGAGGCGTTTTAGCTGAAGTTGATGTGTTAGGCAATGTGAGGCACAGGAACATCGTGCGATTGTTGGGCTGTTGCAGCAACAACGAGTGCACGATGTTGCTGTACGAGTACATGCCCAATGGTAGCCTAGATGATTTGTTGCATGGTAAGAACAAGGATGCTAATTTGGTGGCTGATTGGCTAACTAGGTACAAAATTGCACTTGGGGTCGCTCAAGGAATTTGCTATCTTCATCATGATTGTGATCCCGTTATTGTTCATCGTGATCTTAAGCCTAGTAATATTCTTCTGGATGGTGAACTGGAGGCTCGAGTTGCTGATTTTGGTGTTGCCAAGTTGATTCAGTGTGATGAATCTATGTCTGTGATTGCTGGATCTTATGGCTACATTGCTCCTG AATATGCATACACATTGCAAGTTGATGAGAAAAGTGACATATACAGTTACGGGGTTGTGTTAATGGAAATTTTATCAGGGAAAAGATCGGTGGAACCAGAATTTGGCGACGGAAATAGCATTGTAGATTGGATTAGGTCCAAGCTCAAGACTAAAAATGGCATAAATGATGTGTTGGATAAAAATGCTGGCGGTTCGTGTCTTTCGGTTAGGgaggaaatgatgttgttattgaggGTTGCATTGCTCTGCACTAGCAGGAATCCGGCAGACAGGCCATCGATGAGGGATGTTATGTCTATGTTGCAAGAGGCCAAGCCTAAGAGGAAGTTGCCTGGAACTGTGGGTGCGGGTGACAATGCAATTGCTGCTATTCCTTTGGCTCAAAAGGCCACTGTGGAGTGTTGA